The genomic DNA CGTCCGCCATTGAATTACGATGCGGAGCGGAAACCGAATTGTTTGTAAATTCAATACTTTTTAATTCAAGCCGACTATCCTCGCCGAGCTTTATTTGTTCTAATATTTTTTTCGTATCTTCAAACAAATGAGTACCCTCCGTTAATGATTCAGAAAATACGTTATTTCCGCTTTAAGGAAACCGAAAATTTCACCTGTTTCACAAAAACATCGCCATATACAACGGAAAGCAATCGACATTTTCAGTTCCGCCGACATTTTTTGCGGACAGTTTTATTCCGTATTTGACGAAAACGGACTCCATTATAACGATTGCCCGTCATTATTGCTGCGGAAAATAGTATCTTACTGTTAATGTGAAAGGAAAAACAAAAATGTCGGAACTTTTTTTTAATGTAGCGGGACCTTGCGTACCGGGGAAGCATTATATAGTTGATCCATTGCGCGGTATGAATGACGAATTGATGGATCTGATAAACAAGGAGCAATATTTTGTTATTCACGCTGCTCGTCAAAGCGGAAAAACAACACTTCTCTGGGAACTTGTCGATAAACTGAGTAATAGCGGTAAATATTATGCTTTATATTGTTCTTTGGAGGCACTGCAATCTTTTCCTGACCCGGAAAAGGGAATTCCTGAAATAGTAAAAGCAATAAAAACTTGTATAGAAACACAAGAATTGCCAAGCGGATTTGCCGGAAATGCAGATTATAGTAATACAACAGGCGTTCTAAAATCTTGTCTTACACGCTATTGTCGCTCTTTAGACAAACCGCTGATTATACTTTTTGACGAAGCGGATTGCTTGAATTCCAACACTTTAATAACTTTTTTAAGGCAATTGCGAGATGGTTATGTATCAAGACCGAGAGTGCCTTTCGTTCACAGTGTTGCTTTAGTCGGAATGCGCAATATTCGCGACTTCAAAGCGAAAGTCAGAGACGACAACGATACGCTCGGAAGCGCGAGCCCGTTTAACATTGTAAAGGAATCGCTTACAATAAGCACGTTTAGCAAAAACGATGTAATGTCGCTCTATTCACAGCACACCGCGCAAAAAGGTCAGGTTTTTGAAGAAGCAGCAGTCGATTATATCTACGATCAAACAAGCGGACAGCCGTGGTTAGTAAACGCCATTGCTTGCGAATGTATAGAAAAAATTTGCAAAAATGATTATTCTGTTCCCATAACCGAAGAAATGGTGAAAACGGCAATAAATAATTTAGTCAGAAAACGTCCGACGCATTTTGACAGTTTAATGGAACGTCTAAAAGAGCCGCGAGTTCGCAAAATTATACAGCCGCTGATTTTGGGAGAGGATTTGCCGGATAGAATATCTGATGACTATATGTATGCGAGAGATTTAGGGCTTATAAAAGAAACCGACGATAGGGCAGTAGAGCCGGGAAATAAAATTTATGGAGAAATAATTATTCGCCTCCTAAATTATGGCGTGCAGGAAACTTTAATAACGGCAAGAGAAGACGACAAGCTTCCTAAATACATAAAAAATGGCAAAATTGATATAAATTTTCTAATTCGCGAATTTCAAGATTTTTGGCGAGAAAACAGCGAAATATGGGTTAAACGCTACGAAGAAGACCTGTATCAGTATGTGGAAGCCGCGCCGCATTTGGTTTTTCAGGCATTTGTGCAAAGAGTGATAAACGGCGGCGGCGAAATCCACCGTGAAATGGCTCTCGGCACAAAACGCTCAGACATCTGTATAGAATGGGAAAAGCAAAAATATCCGATTGAACTCAAAATTTATGAAAGCGAAAAAACAAAAACGAAAGCCATAGAGCAAGTGCAAATGTATATGGACAAAGTCGGAAGTAAAGACGGTTGGATAGTGGTTTTCGACAGAAGCGCCGAAAAAACTTGGGAAGAAAAACTGTATTTTGAAGAAACCACAGTCGGCGACAAAAGAATCCGTATCTTTGGGTGTTGATGCAGTTGCGAAAATCTGTTCAGAGCATTTGGATTTTGCAAGAAGCCCAATATATTATACATTAGATATAAACCAATAGTCATTAAACAAAAGGAGCAAAATATGAAAAACATCTTCGTAATCTCCGGCGGCGGAGTCAGAGGAATAATACCTGCAAAAGCATTGACGCAACTAAAAACAGAAAAGCCGGAAGTGAAACCGGATTTGATAATCGGCACATCGGTCGGAGCGATTTTGGGCGCTTATTTGGCGCTGGGTTTGGACGGCGACCTCTGCAAAGTGTTCAGGGATTCTGCCGGAGAAATATTTAAGAAAAAGAAATTATTGCCGCCGAAATATAATTTGGATAACGCGGTGAAATATTTAGACGACGTTATTTTCAAAGGTAAAACTTGCGGCGATTTTAAGGTGCCGCTTATCGTTTCGTCTTCTGAGTTGGCGGGCGAGACGACTATGTATTTCAACTCCGATAAACCGTGGCTTAAAGACAAGTCGGTCGGGTATTTTATATCGCCGTCTTTTGCCGCGCCGCTTTATTTTAAGCATATACCTATAAAAGAGAAAAAGCACATATTGTCGGACGGCGGCGTGGGCTATAACAACTTTGCAATAATGCCTGCGTTTATCGAGGCGGCGAAGAGAGGATTTCTGGGAAAAGAAGAGTGCTGTTTTTATGCATTCGGGACGGGCGTCGAAAAATGCAATAAGGAAGAAAAATATGAAAAGTTGGTTAAAAAGAAGTGGCTCGGCGATGTTTTGGAGTATCTTAGTGTAAAATCCGGGGGTTTTGCACGCAAGTCATCGTTTAACGAGCAAATAAATGCGGGATATAACATTGCAAAGAATGTGGCGGGGGTATCGTTTGTTTATTATGACGCTTACGTGGATAAAAATTATAATTTAGACGACGTAAAGGCAATCGTCGAAATGGAAAAGTTGAAGATAGAAATAATGAAAGAAGTGGGATAAGCAACAAAATAAAAGATTAGGTTCAAGATAAGTTAAGCGTTATACTTAACTTATCTTGAACCTTTTAAAATTACGTCCTTTTGATTTGCGGCAAAACGTATTTTTCCATAGAACAGGAGGTCTATTATGCAAACGATAACCGGAACTCACAATAGCGCAACTGTCTTCACCGACAGAATTGACAAAAATACTGTTGAACAAATACAAAATATTTGCGATTTTGAAGCATTTGCCGATACCAAAATACGAATAATGCCCGACTGCCATTTGGGAAAAGGCGTTTGCATAGGATTTACCCAGACGATAACCGATAAAATAGTGCCGAGTTTTGTCGGTTGCGACATCGGTTGCGGAATGACGGCTTATGTTTATAAAAAGAAACATTTACCCGAAATAGATTTTGAGAAAGTTGATAGGGTAGTTCGCAACAAAATCCCGTTCGGCTTTAATATACACGACAGCGCGCACAGATTAAGCAGCGAAGTTAAGCTTCATAACATAAAATGTCCGACTATAAATATGTCGCGCGCGCGTAAATCTGTCGGAACTCTCGGCGGCGGCAATCATTTTATTGAAATAAACGAGGACGAAGAGCATTTTTATATTGTTATCCATTCGGGTTCGCGACATTTGGGGCTGGAAATAGAGCAGTTTTACACAAATAAAGCGCAAAAAATCTTGAAGCAAATCAATGTGGAAGAGATTGTAAAGAAAGCAAAAGCGGAGGGCAACGGCGAGAAAATTCAGGAACTCTTGGCGCAAGAAAACGAAATGAAAGAGAAATATTCTTTCGCGTATCTCGAAGGCGAACTTTTTGGCGATTATATTAACGATATGAAAACCACCCAAGAATTTGCATACTGGAACAGAAAAGCGATTTTGGAGACATTGACAACCGGAATACGAACGCCCGAACAGTTTGAAGAAATAAACACAATTCACAATTATGTTGATACGGGAAGAATGATAATACGTAAAGGTGCGGTCAGCGCCAACAAGAAAGAAAAACTGATTATCCCTATAAATATGCGCGACGGCTCGCTGATTTGCGTGGGCAAAGGAAACGAAGACTGGAATTGGTCGGCGCCTCACGGGGCGGGGCGCGTTTTGTCGCGAACTCAAGCGGAAAAACAACTGAAATTAGAAGATTTTGAAATAGCGATGAAAGGCGTTTGGACGACGTCGGTGGGGGAGAGCACGCTCAGCGAGGCGCCGATGGCATACAAGCCGATGGGCGAAATAATAGCAAATATCGGCGATACGGTCGAGATTTTGTCTGTTGTTAAGCCGCTCTATAATTTTAAGGCTCCCGAAGAAGATAAGTTTTGGAAGAAGAAAAGGAACTGATTATTATGAGAAGAGCCTTTTGTGTAATTCTGATGTTTTATACGCTTGCCTTTTCAAACGTCGGCTATTCGCTCAGCGAACTCATTGATTCCGTTTACAAGCATTCGCATTTGGTTGCCGTTGCCAATATGATGATTGAGCAAAATATCAGCGCTATTGAAGAAGCGCAACGAAATATGCTTCCGCAAATTCATTTCAGGGGAAATTTTGACCACGCAATTACACCGCTTAATCCTATGGGGAGAATTGGCGATTTTATGACATTCACCGAAGCTTACAGAGCGACTTTACCTAATCCTTTTTCGCCGTCGTTATTCAATTTAGCTGATATGGAAATAACAACAATGCTCGACCAAATGATGAGCGAACTTACTCACGTGCCGCAAAACACGCTTTCGGGCGGGCTTGATTTTCGTCAGACGTTTTTTGCGCAAAGAAAACTTCGGCTGGCGTTAAAATATGCAAGGTCTCGCGGGCGCGGGCTTATTTGTCAGTGGCAGGAAGCGCGAATGCTGGTTAAAGCGAACATTACCCGAAAATATTATTCTGCGCTTATTGCTCAAAGAAGAACGCAAATCGAACAGAGGTCTCGCGACATTGCACAGAGCCGACACAGCGAGACTGTTTTGCGTTTTGAATTGGAACAGTTGTCCGAACTTGACACGTTGAATAGTTTTATAGATTTTTCGCAGGCGCGGATAAGATTGAGAGAAGCACAGCGTTTGGAGCGCGAAAATTTTCGGGCGATTGCCGTTGCCGCGGGTTTAAGGACATCTGCGGATAGTATAGTTTTAACGGACACGCTTTTACATAATATTATAAATATTGACTACGATCTTTTGATGCATCATTTTCTTGCGCGAAACAAAGAATTGCGAATGTTGACGACCGCTGTTGATTTGGCGTCATTGCAAGTGCGAATGGCGAGGGGTGATTATTTGCCCGTGGTTTTCGGCGGGCTTGCGCTTAATCGAGTTGCTAATTTTACGGGAAGAAGCGATTTTTCATTTGAACCGGAAAGAGTGCTTTATTTTGGAATAACTTACGATATTACACCTTTCGGACAGCGTGGCTTGCGCGTAAAACAAAGAGAATTTGATTTGAGGATTGCACGTCGAAATCTTGAACGCAGAAAAGAAGAGCTGACCCTTGTTTTAACCTCTTATTACGAGCAGTTGGCAGAAGAGATTTTGAAAATAGAAGAAAGCAGAAATATGCGCAATGCCGCCGAGAATGCGTTTGCTTTGGCGCAAACTCGCTATCAAAACGGACTTATCTCGCAGGCTGATATGGAAACGGCGGAGCAAAAATTCCGTAGCAGCGACTTGGCTTATTTGCAGGCGGTTTTCAGCTATAATTCAGTGCTTATAGACCTGCGGATAATTGGCGCGGATTATTTATTTGATACGCCCCGAAACATCGAAAATGAAAGATTTGACTTCTTTGACAAATATTACTTGCGCGATTGATAAGCCAATATGTATATTATACCCAGAAAATAGCGTAAAACATAACGGAGGATTTATATGAAGGTGCTTCTTGTTGATGATTCTTCAACTATGAGAAGAATACAGACAAACCAGCTTAACGCGCTGGGAATCAGCGACATTGTCGAAGCGGAGAACGGGCAAGACGGTCTCGAAAAATTGGCTAAAAATATGCCCGATGTGGTTCTTCTTGACTGGAATATGCCGGTTAAGAACGGTTTTGAGTTTTTGACCGAAGCCAGAGCGAACGCCGCATACAAAGATGTAAAAATCATTATGTGTACTTCGGAATCGGAGAAAAGCCGAGTTCTTGAAGCGCTTAAGGCGGGCGCCAATAATTATATGGTTAAGCCGTTTACGCCCGAAGCTCTTAAAGAAAAATTGGGCTTGTAAGAACGTTTTTTCGTCTGCGTGCGTATTTTGAAAGGAATT from Chitinivibrionia bacterium includes the following:
- a CDS encoding response regulator, translated to MKVLLVDDSSTMRRIQTNQLNALGISDIVEAENGQDGLEKLAKNMPDVVLLDWNMPVKNGFEFLTEARANAAYKDVKIIMCTSESEKSRVLEALKAGANNYMVKPFTPEALKEKLGL
- a CDS encoding AAA-like domain-containing protein, giving the protein MSELFFNVAGPCVPGKHYIVDPLRGMNDELMDLINKEQYFVIHAARQSGKTTLLWELVDKLSNSGKYYALYCSLEALQSFPDPEKGIPEIVKAIKTCIETQELPSGFAGNADYSNTTGVLKSCLTRYCRSLDKPLIILFDEADCLNSNTLITFLRQLRDGYVSRPRVPFVHSVALVGMRNIRDFKAKVRDDNDTLGSASPFNIVKESLTISTFSKNDVMSLYSQHTAQKGQVFEEAAVDYIYDQTSGQPWLVNAIACECIEKICKNDYSVPITEEMVKTAINNLVRKRPTHFDSLMERLKEPRVRKIIQPLILGEDLPDRISDDYMYARDLGLIKETDDRAVEPGNKIYGEIIIRLLNYGVQETLITAREDDKLPKYIKNGKIDINFLIREFQDFWRENSEIWVKRYEEDLYQYVEAAPHLVFQAFVQRVINGGGEIHREMALGTKRSDICIEWEKQKYPIELKIYESEKTKTKAIEQVQMYMDKVGSKDGWIVVFDRSAEKTWEEKLYFEETTVGDKRIRIFGC
- a CDS encoding RtcB family protein; the encoded protein is MQTITGTHNSATVFTDRIDKNTVEQIQNICDFEAFADTKIRIMPDCHLGKGVCIGFTQTITDKIVPSFVGCDIGCGMTAYVYKKKHLPEIDFEKVDRVVRNKIPFGFNIHDSAHRLSSEVKLHNIKCPTINMSRARKSVGTLGGGNHFIEINEDEEHFYIVIHSGSRHLGLEIEQFYTNKAQKILKQINVEEIVKKAKAEGNGEKIQELLAQENEMKEKYSFAYLEGELFGDYINDMKTTQEFAYWNRKAILETLTTGIRTPEQFEEINTIHNYVDTGRMIIRKGAVSANKKEKLIIPINMRDGSLICVGKGNEDWNWSAPHGAGRVLSRTQAEKQLKLEDFEIAMKGVWTTSVGESTLSEAPMAYKPMGEIIANIGDTVEILSVVKPLYNFKAPEEDKFWKKKRN
- a CDS encoding patatin-like phospholipase family protein, translating into MKNIFVISGGGVRGIIPAKALTQLKTEKPEVKPDLIIGTSVGAILGAYLALGLDGDLCKVFRDSAGEIFKKKKLLPPKYNLDNAVKYLDDVIFKGKTCGDFKVPLIVSSSELAGETTMYFNSDKPWLKDKSVGYFISPSFAAPLYFKHIPIKEKKHILSDGGVGYNNFAIMPAFIEAAKRGFLGKEECCFYAFGTGVEKCNKEEKYEKLVKKKWLGDVLEYLSVKSGGFARKSSFNEQINAGYNIAKNVAGVSFVYYDAYVDKNYNLDDVKAIVEMEKLKIEIMKEVG
- a CDS encoding TolC family protein, giving the protein MEEEKELIIMRRAFCVILMFYTLAFSNVGYSLSELIDSVYKHSHLVAVANMMIEQNISAIEEAQRNMLPQIHFRGNFDHAITPLNPMGRIGDFMTFTEAYRATLPNPFSPSLFNLADMEITTMLDQMMSELTHVPQNTLSGGLDFRQTFFAQRKLRLALKYARSRGRGLICQWQEARMLVKANITRKYYSALIAQRRTQIEQRSRDIAQSRHSETVLRFELEQLSELDTLNSFIDFSQARIRLREAQRLERENFRAIAVAAGLRTSADSIVLTDTLLHNIINIDYDLLMHHFLARNKELRMLTTAVDLASLQVRMARGDYLPVVFGGLALNRVANFTGRSDFSFEPERVLYFGITYDITPFGQRGLRVKQREFDLRIARRNLERRKEELTLVLTSYYEQLAEEILKIEESRNMRNAAENAFALAQTRYQNGLISQADMETAEQKFRSSDLAYLQAVFSYNSVLIDLRIIGADYLFDTPRNIENERFDFFDKYYLRD